A genomic stretch from Thermomonospora umbrina includes:
- a CDS encoding enoyl-CoA hydratase/isomerase family protein, with amino-acid sequence MRVERDSLDGKDPIPAGALAEAGLRLEIEGPVVTITLDRPERRNAMTPLMWRTMAEIGDALPEAVRIVVLRGAGPSFSSGIDLKTFSGGDGGGLPTTGDPEEGDRFIAGLQAGFTWLRRPEIVSIAAVHGHAIGAGFQLALACDLRIIADDTRYCMKEPALGLVPDLTGTKPLVEIVGVSRAIEICLTARTVEAEEAARLGLAERVVPREGLDAAVAELVAALLPIDAGAAAATKRLLRQAPDNTLAEQCAAERREQLGRLKAMFGG; translated from the coding sequence CTGAGGGTGGAACGGGATTCGCTGGACGGTAAGGACCCGATCCCGGCCGGGGCCCTGGCGGAGGCGGGGCTGCGGCTGGAGATCGAGGGTCCGGTGGTCACCATCACACTGGACCGTCCGGAACGGCGGAACGCCATGACGCCGCTGATGTGGCGGACCATGGCCGAGATCGGCGACGCCCTGCCGGAGGCGGTCCGCATCGTGGTGCTGCGCGGCGCGGGCCCGTCGTTCTCTTCGGGCATCGACCTGAAGACGTTCTCCGGAGGCGACGGCGGCGGTCTGCCCACCACCGGCGACCCCGAGGAGGGCGACCGTTTCATCGCCGGTCTGCAGGCCGGGTTCACCTGGCTGCGCCGCCCGGAGATCGTGTCGATCGCGGCCGTGCACGGGCACGCCATCGGCGCCGGCTTCCAGTTGGCGCTGGCCTGCGACCTGCGGATCATCGCCGACGACACCCGGTACTGCATGAAGGAGCCGGCCCTGGGGCTGGTGCCCGACCTCACCGGCACCAAGCCGCTGGTGGAGATCGTCGGGGTCTCCCGCGCCATCGAGATCTGCCTGACCGCCCGGACGGTGGAGGCCGAGGAGGCGGCCCGGCTGGGGCTGGCCGAGCGCGTGGTGCCCCGCGAAGGGCTGGACGCCGCCGTGGCGGAGCTCGTCGCCGCGCTGCTGCCGATCGACGCCGGGGCGGCGGCGGCCACCAAGCGGCTGCTGCGCCAGGCCCCCGACAACACGCTGGCGGAGCAGTGCGCCGCCGAGCGCCGCGAGCAGCTCGGACGGCTGAAGGCCATGTTCGGCGGCTGA
- a CDS encoding helix-turn-helix domain-containing protein, translating into MAETLKKGTRVTGAERDKLAAELKKRYDSGESIRALAAATGRSYGFIHRILTESGVNLRGRGGATRGKKA; encoded by the coding sequence GTGGCCGAGACCCTCAAGAAGGGCACCCGCGTGACCGGTGCCGAGCGCGACAAGCTGGCGGCGGAACTCAAGAAGAGGTACGACTCCGGCGAGAGCATCCGCGCCCTGGCTGCCGCCACCGGCCGCTCCTACGGCTTCATCCACCGGATTCTGACCGAGTCCGGGGTCAACCTGCGCGGTCGCGGAGGGGCGACCCGCGGCAAGAAGGCCTGA